In Oncorhynchus kisutch isolate 150728-3 linkage group LG5, Okis_V2, whole genome shotgun sequence, a genomic segment contains:
- the LOC109875756 gene encoding zinc finger protein 2 homolog, whose protein sequence is MVYSEEQDERPTGKITHCCSDCGKRFTSSGIKIHQRTHTGEKPYSCVQCGKSFGQSGHLTQHRRIHTGEKSYSCDQCGKSFGQSAERTVHQRTHTGEKPYSCVQCGKSFGRSCHLTQHKRIHTGEKPFSCDQCGKSFGHSGELTVHQRAHTGEKPYSCVQCGKSFGRSGHLTRHQRIHTGEKSYSCVQCGKSFGQSGHLTQHQRIHTGEKPYSCGQCGKRCTTSGSLTLHQRTHTGEKSHSCDQCDKRYSDKRSLLKHQKIHT, encoded by the exons ATGGTCTATTCAGAGGAGCAGGATGAG agacccacagggaagataactcactgctgctctgactgtgggaagagattcacctcatcaggcattaaaattcatcagagaacacacacaggagagaaaccttacagctGTGTTCAATGTGGCAAGAGTTTTGGTCAATCTGGCCATCTGACTCAACATaggagaatacacacaggggagaaatcttatagctgtgatcaatgtgggaagagttttggtcaATCTGCAGAGCGGACAgtgcaccagagaacacacacaggagagaaaccttacagctgtgttcaatgtgggaagagttttggtcgATCTTGCCATCTGACTCAAcacaagagaatacacacaggagagaaaccatttagctgtgatcaatgtgggaagagttttggtcaCTCTGGAGAGCTGACAGTGCACCAGAgagcacacacaggagagaaaccttacagctgtgttcaatgtgggaagagttttggtcgATCTGGCCATCTGACTagacaccagagaatacacacaggtgagAAATCTTACAGCTGtgttcaatgtgggaagagttttggtcaATCTGGCCACttgactcaacaccagagaatacacacaggagagaaaccttatagctgtggtcaatgtgggaaaaGATGTACAACATCTGGGTCTttgactctacaccagagaacacacacaggagagaaatctcatagctgtgatcagtgtgacaagagatactctgataaaagatctctgctcaaacatcagaaaatacatacatga
- the LOC116374172 gene encoding uncharacterized protein LOC116374172: MSAAQAGMRRHHAVRLLLKEKGGKIMELSRLDFSRKFLQKELGFHPAQVNCILALPYRKGFDVSFANASFLREFWGKLQNALNTQGSLTAMFEVTKLTDNSIITVIIRMYNETVQPEDVAVWLDRYCNVKGPLIQVKDLDGIWTGAWRVTVQQREDPGGYGGLKAIPSTIVLGENRGHVHYQDQPKLCRKCGEHGHLADACQKVVCMKCREVGHRYEECTNGRSCNLCGERSHLIRDCPSSWANRAKAGRREWAAADRASERQRAGTAVAEVVVEEPVVVEEEAVVVVEEIVVEPVVVEEIVVEPVVVVAVVEGAEGVVVEEVGGEDKTLPTPIPLPQTNVTPEGERAEKDGSGEMFSKSSPSGSDIIGSVSESTMETVSEGTGEEGEILKEHLPLRKRNAEELSDPEQGNGRISGSTGPPFGVVPILTRTTVLPF, from the exons ATGTCAGCAGCACAGGCTGGCATGAGGAGGCACCATGCAGTGCGCCTCCTTCTAAAGGAGAAGGGAGGAAAAATAATGGAGTTATCCCGATTGGATTTCTCCAGAAAATTCCTCCAGAAAGAGCTCGGCTTTCATCCCGCGCAGGTAAACTGCATCTTAGCCCTCCCCTATAGGAAGGGCTTCGATGTCAGTTTTGCCAACGCCAGCTTCCTGAGGGAGTTCTGGGGGAAACTCCAGAACGCCCTGAACACCCAGGGGTCCCTCACAGCAATGTTTGAGGTGACCAAGCTGACGGATAATAGCATTATAACCGTTATTATCCGCATGTACAATGAAACCGTACAGCCGGAGGACGTTGCAGTATGGCTGGACAGGTACTGCAACGTGAAGGGCCCCCTGATCCAGGTAAAAGACCTCGATGGGATCTGGACAGGGGCCTGGAGGGTCACTgtccagcaaagggaggacccTGGGGGCTATGGTGGGTTGAAAGCCATCCCATCCACCATAGTCCTCGGAGAGAACAGGGGCCATGTTCACTACCAGGACCAGCCCAAGCTGTGCCGTAAGTGTGGTGAACATGGCCACCTTGCAGACGCCTGTCAGAAGGTCGTCTGCATGAAGTGCCGGGAGGTGGGCCACCGCTACGAGGAGTGCACGAACGGAAGGTCGTGCAACCTCTGTGGCGAACGGTCCCACCTCATCCGCGACTGCCCCTCCTCCTGGGCCAACAGGGCCAAGGCGGGAAGGAGGGAGTGGGCGGCCGCGGACCGGGCTTCCGAGCGCCAGAGGGCTGGAACGGCAGTTGCCGAGGTGGTAGTGGAGGAgccggtggtggtggaggaggaggcagtagtggtggtggaggagatAGTTGTGGAgccggtggtggtggaggagataGTTGTGGagccggtggtggtggtggctgtagtggagGGCGCGGAAGGTGTAGTGGTGGAAGAAGTGGGAGGAGAGGACAAAACCCTCCCCACCCCAATCCCCCTGCCCCAGACTAATGTGACCCCTGAAGGAGAAAGGGCCGAGAAAGACGGCTCCGGAGAGATGTTCAGTAAAAGCTCCCCAAGTGGGTCAGATATTATAGGGTCGGTGTCGGAAAGCACCATGGAGACTGTGTCAGAAGGtacgggagaggagggggagattcTGAAGGAACACCTCCCCCTACGTAAAAGAAACGCTGAGGAGCTCTCTGACCCCGAACAGG GAAATGGGAGGATAAGTGGCAGCACGGGCCCTCCATTTGGAGTGGTTCCAATTTTAACAAGAACGACGGTGTTGCCATTTTAA